A single genomic interval of Pyrus communis chromosome 5, drPyrComm1.1, whole genome shotgun sequence harbors:
- the LOC137734614 gene encoding transcription factor bHLH130-like: MSSLLYKYNPNFKASEGELRKNHTAEFMDSNIFQQQQSSSLTRYRSAPSSFLMEHMDNNGGGGGVEDLRYLQPSSPEVETVLARFISSCNEPDHHDNGVQHHQFEIEERPVNVKEEAGDSVSNHNNGYPNSTHMMYQAPQAQQVHGLDSSSFAAVNSTVMENSMMQSKIGVGNRSNLVRQSSSPAGFFPNLTVDNGFNVMKDSTGYRAGNGVSGEASPSTSRLGNQLNFSSRPSSYSHRMPRIAENENGNSGEGSQPQPNHGLGDANGSNSHYHSSFPNDSWENSSFNDLKRARDNDGNKFSTSIAFKSQNNDLGNHNHGLTQHLSLPKQFEMPAMEKYLQFEDSIPCKIRAKRGFATHPRSIAERMRRMRISERMKKLQDLFPDMDKQINTAEMLDLAVEFIKDLQKQVKTLKDTKAKCSCSSKQK, encoded by the exons ATGAGCAGTCTTTTATACAAATACAATCCTAATTTTAAGGCCTCAGAGGGAGAGCTGAGGAAGAACCACACTGCGGAGTTCATGGATTCGAATATTTTCCAGCAACAGCAGAGCTCCAGCTTAACGCGGTATCGGTCAGCTCCAAGCTCATTTCTGATGGAGCATATGGATAACAATGGCGGCGGCGGAGGAGTTGAGGATTTGCGGTATCTTCAACCGTCGAGCCCTGAAGTCGAAACGGTGCTAGCCAGATTCATTTCTTCATGTAATGAACCAGATCACCATGACAATGGCGTGCAGCATCATCAATTTGAAATCGAAGAGAGGCCGGTGAATGTGAAGGAAGAGGCAGGGGACTCTGTTTCTAATCACAATAATGGTTACCCGAATTCTACTCATATGATGTACCAAGCTCCTCAAGCTCAACAAGTTCATGGTTTAGATAGCAGCTCCTTTGCTGCAGTCAACTCTACCGTAATGGAGAATTCAATGATGCAATCGAAAATTGGGGTTGGAAATCGGTCTAATCTTGTTAGACAAAGTAGCTCTCCGGCTGGATTCTTCCCTAACTTGACCGTTGACAATG GCTTCAATGTGATGAAAGACTCGACGGGATATCGCGCAGGCAATGGTGTAAGTGGAGAAGCCAGTCCATCAACTTCTAGGTTGGGTAATCAACTGAATTTCTCATCTAGGCCATCTTCATACTCACATCGTATGCCTCGGATtgctgaaaatgagaatgggAACTCGGGAGAAGGTAGCCAACCGCAACCGAATCATGGTTTAGGAGATGCTAATGGTAGCAATTCACATTACCACTCTAGCTTTCCAAATGATTCATGGGAGAATTCTTCATTTAATGACCTCAAAAGAGCCAGGGACAATGACGGGAACAAGTTTTCTACTTCGATTGCATTCAAATCACAG AACAATGATTTGGGAAACCACAATCACGGTTTGACTCAACATTTGAGCTTGCCTAAACAATTTGAGATGCCTGCTATGGAGAAGTATTTGCAATTTGAAGATTCTATTCCTTGTAAAATTCGTGCCAAAAGAGGCTTCGCCACTCACCCACGAAGCATCGCAGAGAGG ATGAGAAGGATGCGGATTAGTGAAAGAATGAAGAAATTGCAGGATCTTTTCCCGG